Proteins encoded together in one Bacteroidales bacterium window:
- a CDS encoding ABC transporter ATP-binding protein, with product MTYNLNIGTTEPGKRTKTLTALKKLAVILANEKKNLALALFIVLINASLSLLGPFIIGHTIDKYVVTRQYAGVLKFGSLLLGIYLASLVTGYLQAKLMGGIGQRLLFNLRNDLFHKLQELPIEFFYANKAGDLISRINNDTDKLNQFFAQSLVQFMASIFIMTGAGIFLLTINPLLGGAALVPAVLILIFTRVITPWVKSRNAKNLTSTGNLSAEIQEILGNFKVVVAYDRRDYFRKKFGVANDQNYRTAIRAGIANNLFMPVYTFFSNTGQMVVLVFGIYLISTGRFTIGLLISFLSYVSSFYNPLRQLAALWTNFQIALAGWDRISVILKLENNLVIKESTQQNCDPAYVVFRHVSFSYPNGKEVLHNVNFEFERSKTYALVGPTGGGKTTTASLIARLYDPSKGKILLDGKDLKSYTPAERTRKIGFILQEPILFTGTVRENLVYGHDFLSSASQETLLDEIRQAGLEELLQRFEKGLDTQIQTGGDSISLGQKQLIAFMRAVLRKPELLILDEATANIDTITEQQLESILKKLPESTTRIIIAHRLNTIENADEIYFVNGTRIVKAGSMENAVQLLMEDKHIS from the coding sequence ATGACGTACAATCTTAATATAGGAACAACAGAGCCGGGAAAGAGGACTAAGACTCTTACTGCGCTCAAGAAGCTTGCTGTTATTCTGGCAAATGAGAAGAAGAACCTTGCCCTTGCACTTTTTATTGTCCTTATCAATGCTTCACTATCCCTTTTGGGACCTTTTATCATCGGTCATACTATTGACAAGTATGTGGTAACACGACAGTATGCAGGCGTTCTTAAATTTGGCTCCCTGCTTTTGGGCATTTATCTGGCTTCTCTTGTTACAGGTTATCTTCAGGCTAAATTAATGGGAGGCATCGGCCAACGGTTGCTTTTTAATTTGAGAAATGACCTGTTCCATAAATTGCAGGAACTTCCCATCGAGTTTTTCTATGCAAACAAGGCAGGAGACTTGATTTCACGAATCAACAACGACACCGATAAACTGAACCAGTTTTTTGCCCAGTCGCTTGTTCAATTTATGGCCAGTATTTTTATAATGACGGGTGCCGGTATCTTCCTGCTAACAATTAACCCTCTGCTTGGAGGTGCGGCATTGGTGCCCGCTGTTCTGATCCTGATATTTACCCGGGTGATCACTCCCTGGGTTAAAAGCCGGAATGCAAAAAACCTCACAAGCACCGGGAATCTTAGTGCTGAAATCCAGGAAATCCTGGGCAATTTCAAAGTAGTGGTTGCCTATGACCGTCGGGATTATTTCAGGAAAAAATTTGGTGTGGCCAATGATCAGAATTACAGGACAGCCATCAGGGCCGGTATAGCCAATAACCTCTTCATGCCGGTTTACACCTTCTTTTCCAATACAGGTCAGATGGTGGTTCTCGTGTTTGGTATTTATCTTATCTCTACAGGACGTTTTACTATAGGGCTCCTTATAAGCTTTCTCAGTTATGTCAGCAGTTTTTACAACCCTTTGAGGCAGCTGGCAGCTTTATGGACAAACTTTCAGATTGCACTGGCCGGATGGGACAGAATATCAGTTATTCTGAAACTTGAAAACAACCTTGTTATAAAAGAATCGACTCAGCAGAACTGTGATCCGGCATATGTTGTATTTCGACATGTTTCGTTCAGTTACCCGAACGGTAAGGAAGTGCTGCATAATGTGAACTTTGAATTTGAAAGAAGCAAAACATATGCTCTCGTTGGACCTACCGGTGGAGGAAAAACAACGACTGCATCGCTGATTGCCAGGCTTTATGATCCTTCGAAAGGAAAAATATTGCTTGACGGGAAAGACCTGAAATCTTACACTCCTGCTGAAAGGACCCGGAAAATTGGTTTCATTTTACAGGAACCCATTTTATTTACAGGTACTGTTAGAGAAAACCTTGTATACGGTCATGATTTTCTTTCATCTGCTTCACAAGAAACTTTGCTGGATGAAATCAGGCAGGCCGGTTTGGAAGAATTGCTTCAGCGATTTGAAAAGGGCCTCGACACCCAGATTCAAACAGGCGGAGATTCGATAAGCCTGGGACAAAAACAATTGATTGCCTTTATGAGGGCTGTTCTGCGTAAACCGGAACTTCTTATCCTGGATGAAGCCACTGCAAATATTGACACCATTACCGAACAGCAGCTTGAATCAATTCTTAAAAAGCTTCCGGAATCTACCACACGCATTATCATTGCCCACAGGCTTAACACGATTGAAAATGCGGATGAGATCTACTTTGTGAACGGCACAAGGATTGTAAAGGCAGGATCGATGGAAAATGCGGTTCAATTGCTGATGGAGGATAAACATATAAGTTAA
- a CDS encoding gluconate:H+ symporter, producing MPLMIVALGIILLIILITAVKLDTFISFILVSLLVGIAEGMNLPDLIKSVEKGIGDTLGSLIMILGFGAMLGKLVAESGAAQRISSRLISLFGLRYIQWALVITGFIVGVPMFYNVGFVIMVPLIFTVAASTGLPLLYVGIPMLASLSVTHGFLPPHPSPSAIAVMFKADVGKTLLYGIVIAIPVIILAGPFFARTVKNLPASPLKEFVNPKVLSDEEMPSLFISVFTAILPVLLILIATIAGFTYLKDTLAGHIINFAGSPPIALLISVLVAIFTLGLSRGSSMKEVNNLIGRSVSAITMVLLIIAGAGIFKQVLTDSGVSGYIAEMMSRSGMSPLLLGWLIAAVIRVSVGSATVAGLTAAGIILPLVTAGGVNAELMVLSIGAGSLMLSHVNDVGFWMYKEYFNLSVKNTFLSWTVMETIVGVSGLIGVLILNQII from the coding sequence ATGCCGCTGATGATTGTTGCCCTCGGGATCATTCTGCTTATCATCCTGATCACCGCTGTTAAGCTTGATACCTTTATTTCATTCATTCTGGTATCCCTGCTTGTTGGAATTGCCGAAGGGATGAACCTGCCTGACCTGATCAAATCGGTTGAAAAAGGAATCGGTGATACGCTCGGGTCACTCATAATGATCCTCGGATTCGGAGCCATGCTTGGAAAGCTTGTAGCTGAAAGCGGGGCGGCGCAACGTATTTCATCGCGGCTCATAAGTCTTTTCGGATTGCGCTATATCCAATGGGCGCTTGTGATCACCGGATTTATTGTAGGTGTTCCCATGTTTTATAATGTGGGATTTGTGATTATGGTTCCTCTTATTTTCACTGTTGCCGCATCTACAGGATTGCCGCTATTGTATGTCGGAATCCCGATGCTGGCCTCGTTATCGGTTACCCATGGTTTCCTTCCGCCACACCCCTCCCCGTCTGCCATTGCCGTAATGTTCAAGGCCGATGTAGGGAAAACCCTTTTATATGGAATCGTTATCGCCATACCGGTTATTATCCTGGCAGGGCCCTTTTTTGCCAGAACTGTAAAAAACCTTCCTGCAAGTCCTCTTAAAGAATTTGTGAATCCGAAGGTATTATCGGATGAAGAAATGCCTTCCCTTTTCATAAGTGTATTCACTGCCATTCTTCCTGTTCTGCTTATTTTAATCGCCACAATAGCAGGATTTACTTATTTAAAGGATACACTGGCCGGCCACATTATTAATTTCGCTGGTTCTCCTCCCATTGCTCTTCTGATTTCGGTGCTGGTTGCCATTTTCACGCTCGGACTTAGCCGGGGTTCTTCGATGAAGGAAGTCAATAACCTGATTGGTCGCTCGGTTTCAGCCATTACAATGGTTTTGCTTATTATCGCAGGCGCCGGAATTTTTAAACAGGTTCTGACAGACAGCGGTGTGAGCGGGTATATTGCCGAAATGATGAGCCGATCAGGCATGTCACCCCTGTTACTTGGCTGGCTCATTGCAGCAGTAATAAGGGTAAGTGTAGGATCCGCAACAGTAGCCGGATTGACAGCCGCCGGTATCATATTACCCCTTGTAACAGCAGGAGGTGTAAACGCTGAATTGATGGTACTATCCATAGGGGCCGGAAGCCTTATGCTTTCACATGTTAATGATGTAGGTTTCTGGATGTACAAGGAATATTTTAACTTATCTGTGAAGAATACTTTTCTGAGCTGGACTGTTATGGAAACTATTGTAGGTGTTTCCGGACTGATCGGGGTATTAATTCTGAACCAAATAATTTAA
- a CDS encoding RidA family protein, translating into MNTNVEARLEELKIVLPPAPKPVGVYKPVLIIDKMLYVSGQGPMRNDGSLITGRLGDTMTLEEGKLAARQVGLTMLSTIKTKIGDLNKIKRIVKVIGMVNSTPDFGQHPAVINGFSELMAEVFGEDEGIGVRSAVGMFLPMNIAVEVEASFELY; encoded by the coding sequence ATGAATACTAATGTAGAAGCCAGACTTGAAGAACTGAAAATTGTTTTGCCTCCCGCTCCTAAACCGGTGGGTGTTTATAAACCTGTCCTGATCATTGATAAAATGCTTTATGTTTCCGGGCAAGGCCCGATGCGCAATGACGGAAGTCTTATTACCGGAAGACTCGGAGACACCATGACCCTTGAAGAAGGTAAGCTCGCCGCCAGGCAGGTAGGACTTACCATGCTGTCGACAATAAAAACCAAAATCGGTGACCTGAATAAAATAAAAAGGATTGTTAAGGTTATCGGTATGGTAAACAGCACACCCGATTTCGGCCAGCATCCGGCAGTTATAAATGGGTTCTCGGAGTTAATGGCCGAAGTTTTTGGTGAAGATGAAGGGATTGGAGTGAGGAGTGCCGTTGGTATGTTTCTTCCCATGAATATTGCCGTTGAAGTGGAGGCTTCATTTGAACTTTACTGA
- a CDS encoding D-TA family PLP-dependent enzyme, protein MQNWYELYDLSMIQTPALLIYPDRIEENIRRMIRIAGSPERLRPHVKTHKMAEVIKLQIRHGITKFKCSTIAEAEMTAQAGGKDILLAFQPVGIQMIRYFDLIAHFQQATFSTIADNLLVINRLNETAGSKNIKINVWIDINNGMNRTGIEPLLAADLYMKASEMPNLNVAGLHVYDGHIHEHEVLKRTDICNTAFRDVSRLVSGIVASGLSEPAIVAGGTPTFPVHAKRNKTELSPGTCLLWDYGYSVNFSDLDFLHAAVIVTSVISKPSENLLCLDLGHKAISAEMPHPRLKLMNIEVKNYVNHSEEHLVIETPRADFFSPGDKFYAIPWHICPTVPRYPFALTVKDGKVSGEWKIDARDRKITI, encoded by the coding sequence ATGCAGAATTGGTACGAGTTATATGATCTGAGCATGATACAAACCCCTGCCCTGCTCATCTATCCTGACCGGATAGAGGAGAACATCCGGCGCATGATCAGAATAGCAGGATCACCTGAAAGGTTACGGCCCCATGTAAAGACACATAAGATGGCTGAGGTTATAAAACTTCAGATCCGTCATGGCATTACAAAATTCAAATGCTCAACCATTGCTGAAGCTGAAATGACCGCACAGGCCGGTGGTAAAGATATTCTTCTTGCCTTTCAGCCGGTCGGGATCCAAATGATCCGGTATTTTGATCTGATTGCTCATTTTCAACAGGCTACTTTTTCAACAATAGCCGATAATCTTCTTGTTATTAACCGGTTGAATGAAACAGCGGGCAGTAAGAACATCAAGATTAATGTCTGGATAGATATCAATAATGGCATGAACAGGACAGGTATTGAACCTTTGCTTGCAGCAGACCTTTACATGAAAGCCTCTGAAATGCCGAATCTTAATGTGGCCGGCCTTCATGTTTACGACGGGCACATTCATGAGCACGAAGTTCTTAAAAGAACGGATATTTGTAACACTGCTTTCAGGGATGTGAGCCGCCTGGTATCAGGCATCGTTGCATCGGGCCTGAGCGAACCGGCAATCGTTGCAGGCGGAACTCCTACCTTCCCGGTTCATGCTAAACGAAACAAGACGGAATTGAGCCCGGGGACCTGCCTGCTATGGGATTATGGTTACTCGGTGAATTTCAGCGATCTTGATTTCCTTCATGCCGCTGTAATTGTTACAAGCGTTATCAGTAAGCCTTCGGAAAATCTTCTGTGCCTTGACCTGGGCCATAAGGCCATATCCGCTGAAATGCCTCATCCACGACTTAAACTGATGAACATTGAAGTAAAGAATTACGTGAATCACAGCGAGGAGCACCTGGTTATTGAAACTCCCAGGGCTGATTTTTTCAGTCCGGGCGACAAATTCTACGCCATACCCTGGCATATATGCCCCACGGTTCCAAGATACCCGTTTGCCCTGACAGTAAAAGACGGCAAAGTTTCAGGGGAATGGAAGATTGATGCACGTGACAGAAAAATAACAATATAA
- a CDS encoding membrane dipeptidase, translating into MTDLIIDGHLDLSMNALEWNRDFTLGIEAIRQREKGMTDKPDRGRGTVSFSEMRKGNVGLCFATQIARYVKPGSRLPGWHSPAQAWAMTQGQLAWYRCMEEAGHMVQITGRDSLEKHLSKWEQDKENTPIGYLLSLEGADSIVNLKYLEIAWNYGLRAIGPAHYGPGTYAGGTDTTGGLPAAGKDLLKEMDRLGMILDISHLNDECFFEALNIYKGPVWASHNNCREFVPHNRQLSDDQIKELIRRDAVIGIALDAWMMVRDWKRGESTPENTGVSLRHAIRNIQHICELAGNSNHAAIGSDLDGAFGKEQSPVEIDTIADLQKITGLLQSEGFRQPDIEKIMHGNWIRTLRKSLK; encoded by the coding sequence ATGACGGATCTGATCATTGACGGGCACCTTGATCTTTCGATGAATGCACTCGAATGGAATCGCGATTTTACACTGGGTATTGAAGCGATCCGGCAGAGAGAAAAAGGAATGACTGACAAACCGGATCGAGGCCGGGGAACCGTAAGCTTCTCTGAAATGAGGAAAGGTAACGTCGGCTTGTGTTTTGCCACCCAGATTGCACGCTATGTAAAACCAGGCAGCCGGTTGCCCGGCTGGCATTCACCGGCCCAGGCCTGGGCAATGACGCAGGGCCAGCTGGCCTGGTACAGGTGCATGGAAGAGGCCGGTCACATGGTTCAGATCACCGGCAGAGATTCTCTTGAAAAACATCTCAGCAAATGGGAACAAGACAAAGAAAATACCCCGATAGGTTATCTACTGAGCCTTGAGGGAGCCGATTCTATAGTAAATCTGAAATACCTTGAAATAGCCTGGAATTATGGTTTACGGGCGATCGGTCCTGCTCACTATGGCCCGGGAACTTATGCCGGTGGAACAGATACCACAGGAGGACTGCCTGCTGCAGGTAAAGACCTTCTTAAAGAAATGGACCGGCTGGGAATGATCCTGGATATCTCTCACCTTAATGATGAATGTTTTTTTGAAGCGCTGAATATCTACAAAGGTCCGGTTTGGGCCAGTCATAATAACTGCAGGGAGTTTGTACCGCACAACAGGCAGTTATCCGACGACCAGATTAAGGAATTAATAAGGCGTGATGCGGTGATCGGCATAGCCCTTGATGCCTGGATGATGGTTCGCGATTGGAAAAGAGGTGAATCCACACCTGAAAATACAGGGGTAAGCCTCAGACATGCGATTCGTAATATTCAGCACATTTGTGAACTGGCCGGAAATTCAAATCATGCAGCGATCGGCTCCGACCTGGATGGTGCATTCGGAAAGGAACAGAGTCCTGTTGAAATTGATACCATAGCCGATCTCCAAAAAATTACCGGGTTGCTCCAATCTGAAGGATTCAGGCAACCCGATATTGAAAAGATTATGCATGGAAACTGGATCAGGACTCTTAGAAAAAGCCTGAAATAA
- a CDS encoding M3 family metallopeptidase encodes MKSIPFIFAASLLILLSGCKKKTMHENPFLTEYQTPFQVPPFDKIDTTDYVPGFEEGIKQENEDIDKIVNNASAPDFNNTILAYDRSGKLLTRVSKVFYNINSANTNDQMQAIARHIDPMMSKHRDDIYLNEKLFQRIKAVYEKRNESGLDSQQIRVTEKYYHDFEKRGANLPADKKEELRKLNAELSMLSLQFGENLLAETNKNFKLIIEDSADLNGLPAGVRESAAAAAKNAGVNGWIFTLDKPSWIPFLQYSNKRDLREKLYRGYFMRGDNGNANDNNEIVKKIVDLRVKKANILGFPTFADYVIEENMARTPGNVYDFLMKLWKPALPNSKKEVAEMQKLIDREGGNFKLQPWDWWYYAEKVRKEKYDLDDSQLRPYFKLSGVRDGMFMVANKLYGITFTQRTDLPVYEKDVETFEVKEADGKPLGILYLDYYPRPGKGAGAWCTDFRSAITENGQRIDPVVSVVCNFTKPSGSSPSLLTWDEVTTLFHEFGHSLHGLFTQGSFYRTAGSVPSDYVELPSQIMENWAGEPEVLRSYAKHFETGAPIPEELIAKIQKSSLFNQGFETVEYLAASLLDMDYHTIGDSLKGSVRDFEKEAMNKVGLIPEILPRYRSTYFAHIFDGGYAAGYYVYIWAAVLDADAFSAFKESGDIYNHELAVKFRKYCLAESGDDEGMIQYKKFRGADPSVEPLLKRRGLK; translated from the coding sequence ATGAAAAGCATTCCATTTATCTTTGCAGCCTCATTGCTGATCCTGCTTTCAGGATGTAAAAAGAAGACTATGCACGAAAATCCATTTCTGACGGAATACCAGACTCCTTTCCAGGTTCCGCCATTTGATAAGATTGACACCACAGATTATGTGCCTGGTTTCGAAGAAGGCATTAAACAGGAAAATGAAGACATTGATAAAATTGTGAATAATGCTTCCGCTCCTGATTTCAATAATACAATTCTCGCTTACGACAGGTCCGGCAAACTTCTGACCAGGGTTTCGAAAGTTTTTTACAACATTAACAGCGCCAATACAAATGATCAGATGCAGGCAATCGCCAGGCATATTGATCCGATGATGTCAAAACACAGGGATGACATCTATCTGAATGAAAAACTTTTCCAGCGTATCAAAGCGGTTTATGAAAAAAGAAACGAATCTGGTCTTGATTCACAGCAAATCAGGGTGACCGAAAAATATTATCATGATTTCGAAAAAAGAGGCGCCAATTTACCTGCAGATAAAAAAGAGGAACTGCGAAAACTAAATGCCGAATTGTCTATGCTTTCACTGCAGTTTGGCGAAAACCTGCTCGCAGAAACAAATAAGAACTTTAAACTTATCATTGAAGATTCAGCTGATCTCAACGGGCTTCCCGCAGGAGTAAGGGAATCCGCAGCTGCAGCTGCCAAAAATGCCGGTGTAAACGGATGGATATTCACACTTGATAAACCAAGCTGGATTCCTTTCCTTCAATATTCGAATAAAAGAGACTTACGCGAGAAATTATACAGGGGTTATTTCATGCGTGGAGATAATGGCAATGCCAATGATAATAACGAAATTGTCAAAAAAATCGTTGATCTGAGGGTAAAGAAGGCTAATATCCTTGGTTTCCCGACATTCGCCGATTATGTGATTGAAGAGAATATGGCCAGAACACCCGGCAATGTTTATGATTTTCTCATGAAATTATGGAAACCGGCATTACCGAATTCAAAAAAAGAAGTGGCAGAAATGCAGAAATTAATTGACCGCGAAGGAGGTAATTTTAAACTTCAACCATGGGACTGGTGGTATTATGCTGAGAAAGTAAGGAAAGAAAAATATGATCTTGACGACAGTCAGCTCCGGCCGTACTTTAAGCTCAGCGGTGTAAGGGATGGAATGTTTATGGTGGCTAATAAACTGTATGGAATTACCTTTACACAAAGAACTGACCTGCCGGTTTACGAAAAAGATGTTGAAACTTTTGAAGTAAAGGAAGCGGATGGCAAACCTCTCGGAATTCTTTATCTTGATTATTATCCAAGGCCCGGTAAGGGAGCAGGCGCCTGGTGTACTGATTTCCGCTCGGCAATTACCGAAAACGGACAAAGGATAGATCCGGTGGTTTCAGTTGTATGCAATTTTACAAAACCATCAGGTAGTTCACCATCATTGCTCACGTGGGATGAGGTAACCACACTATTCCATGAATTCGGTCATAGCCTGCATGGATTGTTTACACAGGGAAGTTTTTACAGGACGGCGGGAAGTGTTCCGAGCGACTATGTTGAATTACCCTCGCAAATTATGGAAAACTGGGCCGGTGAACCTGAAGTGCTGAGGTCATATGCAAAGCATTTTGAAACAGGTGCACCTATTCCCGAGGAATTAATTGCCAAGATTCAGAAAAGCTCTCTTTTCAACCAGGGATTTGAAACCGTGGAATACCTTGCTGCATCACTTCTTGACATGGATTATCATACAATAGGCGATTCTCTCAAAGGCAGCGTTCGTGATTTTGAGAAAGAAGCCATGAATAAAGTAGGATTGATCCCGGAAATCCTTCCCAGGTATCGTAGCACGTATTTTGCCCATATTTTTGACGGTGGTTATGCTGCAGGATATTATGTGTACATCTGGGCAGCAGTTCTGGATGCCGATGCCTTCAGTGCATTCAAGGAATCAGGTGATATTTATAACCATGAACTGGCAGTAAAATTCAGAAAATACTGCCTTGCCGAATCCGGTGATGATGAAGGTATGATTCAGTATAAAAAATTCAGAGGCGCAGATCCTTCCGTTGAACCGTTACTTAAAAGAAGAGGATTGAAATAA
- a CDS encoding YihY/virulence factor BrkB family protein, which produces MSIFKGLGAIFKKTFKTWMDLDPFREGAVIAYYAIFALPGLLVVVVTVAGYFFGHEAVTGQVQKQISGAMGEDTAKQVQQMMASASQSKDSIWATIIGIISILVGATAVFSALQKSLNNIWNVKADTKKSGILTYLRVRFFSFGLVLSIAFLLLISLVVSSVLSALSDWVRQHLSDSLLVIFAVLNFIFSLAVITVLFALMFKFLPDAKIKWRTIWVGAFVTSLLFTLGKTALGLYFGKANPASGYGAAGSIVLILLWTSYSSMIVFFGSVFTKVYNTEHYGEAPPAPYAVKEEQPHKLV; this is translated from the coding sequence ATGTCGATATTTAAAGGTTTAGGCGCAATATTTAAAAAGACGTTTAAGACATGGATGGATCTTGATCCGTTTCGTGAAGGAGCTGTAATTGCATATTATGCGATTTTTGCATTGCCGGGTCTGCTGGTTGTTGTTGTTACAGTGGCCGGATACTTTTTCGGACATGAGGCAGTTACCGGCCAGGTGCAGAAACAAATATCAGGCGCCATGGGCGAGGATACTGCCAAACAGGTGCAGCAGATGATGGCCAGTGCTTCGCAGAGCAAAGATTCTATCTGGGCAACGATTATCGGAATTATCTCAATCCTTGTGGGTGCAACAGCCGTTTTTTCAGCACTTCAAAAATCACTGAATAATATCTGGAATGTTAAGGCAGACACAAAGAAATCGGGAATTCTTACCTACCTGAGAGTCCGTTTTTTTTCATTTGGCCTTGTATTGTCAATCGCTTTCCTGCTGCTAATTTCACTGGTGGTATCATCTGTACTTTCAGCCCTGAGCGATTGGGTAAGGCAGCATTTGAGTGATTCATTACTTGTAATTTTCGCTGTACTCAATTTTATCTTCTCCCTGGCTGTGATTACCGTTTTATTTGCACTGATGTTTAAATTTCTTCCGGATGCAAAAATCAAGTGGAGGACAATCTGGGTAGGCGCCTTCGTTACTTCTCTATTATTTACGCTCGGAAAAACTGCACTTGGTCTCTATTTCGGTAAGGCAAATCCGGCATCAGGCTATGGGGCTGCGGGATCCATTGTGCTGATCCTGCTGTGGACTTCCTATTCGTCCATGATTGTATTTTTCGGAAGTGTTTTTACAAAGGTTTACAACACGGAACACTATGGGGAAGCTCCTCCTGCTCCATATGCCGTAAAAGAGGAACAACCACATAAACTGGTATAA
- a CDS encoding DUF3347 domain-containing protein: MKNYIVPVFLLAQLFTSCNMNKQSPENHPDNQDTVKTPDSLRNTTMGVVSLDVIAENYLLLKNSLGEDNDAGAAKAGDKLQSVLMEYKAKSSDKSNGEILDDASEHAEHIGKSKGNIAHQREHFDFLSRDIYDLFKSDKYSDSLYKLNCPMFNDGKGAFWISENGDNHNPYFGKSMPADGVKGEKL, translated from the coding sequence ATGAAAAACTACATTGTTCCGGTTTTCCTGCTGGCGCAGCTATTCACTTCATGCAATATGAATAAACAAAGCCCGGAAAATCATCCCGACAACCAGGATACCGTGAAGACACCTGACTCATTGAGGAATACAACCATGGGTGTGGTTTCATTAGATGTTATTGCAGAGAATTATTTGCTTCTGAAAAATTCATTAGGTGAGGACAACGATGCAGGCGCCGCAAAGGCCGGTGATAAGCTACAAAGTGTTCTTATGGAATATAAAGCAAAATCCTCTGATAAATCAAATGGCGAAATCCTTGATGATGCTTCAGAGCATGCGGAGCATATTGGAAAAAGCAAAGGGAACATAGCGCACCAGCGGGAACATTTCGATTTTCTGAGCAGGGATATTTATGACCTGTTTAAATCGGACAAATATTCTGATAGTTTGTATAAATTGAATTGCCCGATGTTTAATGACGGCAAAGGCGCATTCTGGATCAGTGAGAATGGCGATAACCATAATCCGTATTTTGGTAAAAGTATGCCTGCTGATGGCGTTAAAGGAGAGAAACTATAA
- a CDS encoding DUF4395 domain-containing protein, translating into MVLNKTYAICPVSATTINEKTARLNGGFTLLLLIIFAMTQNLIPVVFLASDFLLRSLQLSRYSLLTYLSKGISRLLLLDKKMINAGPKIFAARVGLIFSIGILIAGIAGLPSLSLSLAAILGLFSFLESALGICVACMIYPWLYRILYKINYTV; encoded by the coding sequence ATGGTACTTAATAAAACTTATGCAATCTGTCCTGTATCGGCAACAACGATCAATGAAAAAACGGCAAGGCTGAACGGAGGTTTTACCCTGCTGTTACTTATCATATTCGCAATGACTCAAAACCTCATCCCGGTTGTCTTCCTGGCTTCCGACTTTTTACTGAGATCATTGCAGCTTTCCAGATACAGTCTTCTGACCTATTTATCCAAAGGAATATCACGCCTTTTACTGCTCGATAAAAAAATGATCAATGCGGGTCCGAAAATATTTGCTGCACGGGTAGGACTGATATTTAGCATAGGCATACTGATAGCCGGGATAGCCGGGTTACCATCACTTTCTTTAAGCCTTGCCGCAATCCTTGGATTGTTTTCATTCCTTGAATCCGCTTTGGGCATTTGTGTTGCCTGTATGATTTATCCCTGGCTATACAGGATCCTGTATAAAATCAATTACACGGTTTAA
- a CDS encoding response regulator transcription factor, whose protein sequence is MENSLLIIDDEIQIRHLLDITLSSNGYKIFKAGDGREGLIAAANYQPSAILLDLGLPDSDGLEILKKLRTWYNRPIIILSVRNAEEDVVNALDHGANDYLTKPFRSRELLARIRSALRQKNSEERAENFSFGNLEINIPDFVVKKKGINLKLTNTEFNLLCLLARNAGRVLTHQYILREIWGHTYLEQTQYLRVFVAQLRKKIEDDPSHPVLLITESGIGYRFAS, encoded by the coding sequence ATGGAAAACTCGCTCCTCATAATCGATGATGAAATCCAAATCAGACATCTCCTGGATATTACATTGTCTTCAAACGGATATAAGATATTTAAGGCCGGTGATGGCAGGGAAGGGTTAATAGCTGCTGCCAATTATCAGCCCTCAGCCATTCTCCTTGATCTCGGACTTCCTGATTCAGATGGTCTTGAAATTCTAAAAAAACTCAGAACATGGTATAATAGACCAATAATCATTTTATCTGTCAGGAACGCTGAAGAGGATGTGGTGAACGCTCTTGATCATGGTGCAAATGATTATCTGACAAAGCCCTTCCGAAGCAGGGAATTACTTGCAAGGATCCGTTCTGCATTACGGCAAAAAAATTCAGAGGAGCGTGCAGAGAATTTCTCTTTTGGAAATCTTGAAATAAATATTCCGGACTTTGTTGTAAAAAAGAAAGGCATCAATTTAAAGCTGACAAATACAGAATTTAATTTATTATGTCTTTTAGCCCGGAATGCAGGTAGGGTCCTTACACATCAGTATATCCTAAGGGAAATATGGGGTCATACTTATCTTGAGCAAACACAATATCTGCGGGTATTTGTGGCTCAATTAAGAAAGAAAATCGAAGATGATCCGTCACATCCGGTTTTACTTATCACCGAATCAGGGATTGGATACCGGTTTGCTTCTTAA